One Elephas maximus indicus isolate mEleMax1 chromosome 18, mEleMax1 primary haplotype, whole genome shotgun sequence genomic region harbors:
- the LOC126061624 gene encoding keratin-associated protein 20-2-like: MCYYGNYYGGLGYGCGGLGCGYGSGYGGYGYTHYHPCCYGRYWSSGYY; this comes from the coding sequence ATGTGCTACTATGGCAACTACTATGGAGGCCTGGGCTACGGTTGTGGTGGCCTGGGCTGTGGCTATGGCTCTGGATATGGTGGCTATGGTTACACTCACTACCACCCATGCTGCTATGGAAGATACTGGTCTTCTGGCTACTACtaa